ACGGGCTTGCCTTTTACGGCCTTCAAGTCGGGCGCCAGGCGCTGGGCCAAGATGCGCCCGTCCGTCACCTCCAGCCACTCGTGGCAATATACCAACCAGGGTGCGCCTTTTTCGTCTATGTATAAAATCCCGTCGAGGGCCATCATGTTTGCCGGTGTGGCCGCGCGGTTCACCAGCGGCGTAAAAGGACCAGCGGGATGGCTGGCTTCCAGGATGGAAGTGCCTCTTTTACGCCCGGAGCGCTGAAAGTGGTGAACATGTAAAATTTATTGCGCCAGGCATACACGTCCGGTGCCCAGAAGTCCTGCCTGCCCCAGAAGCTTTCCGAGGCGGAGAAGGCGTTCCCGGCTTTCTCCCAGGTTTGCAGGTCGCGGCTTTTATAGACCGCGATATGCGGATTGGCATTCGCGTACATGTAATAGCAGCTGTCAGGCGCGTGTGCAATGACAAAAGGATCGCGGATCGCGAGGTCCGTGGTTTTCTGCTGGGCCCTGAGGCCGCCGCAGCAAAGCAGCAGCGCGATCAGAAGGGCTTTGCCCAAAACGATACTTCCATCATGTGTATGTTTCTCGACGTGGTTGACCATCTTTCCAAAATTTTAATCCTGATGTAACGATAAGGCGGTGTGCCTTCAGGAAATTTAAACAATTCACCGGCAGCGGCATAATCTGCATCCTGTTGGGTAATGGTGCCTACTGCCGCGCCTGAAGGCTTTACGCTGCGGCAGTCCTGGATGAGCGTCCAGCCCGTGTAGCTGCCGTCGGGCGAGGGGTTGTTGCTGCCCCAGACTTCGAGCCGTTTGGGATTGCCGCCGTTGAAGATATTAGTGGCGCCTTGCCGTTGCCACCATTTCATTTCCCGCAGCTCCACGGTTACGCCCAGGTCGAAGTTGAAATGCTGCGGCAGGTTGAGATCTGGCGTGTGATACCCCCGTCCTTCCGCGATGTTGTCGTCCCAGAGATAAGGCAGGATCCAACCCCAGGCCGTTCCCGCGTCGCCGGGCAGCATGAGCGGGCTGAACGTCGATTTGTCTACCGGCACCAGGCTGACGGCCGTTTCCGTTTTAGCGTAAAAAGTATCGAGCGCGCTTTTCTCCGGGCGGTAAGCCGTGCTATAGCTGAAAGGCGTACCGGATTTATAGTTGGCGAGGGTTGTCTGCAAGTCTGCGGGCGAAACCTGCACGGTTTGCGTAGCGCCGGCATTGTCCGTATAGCGCAGCGTGGTAATGTTTTCCAGGCTGTCGGCCGGCATCCAGTCCAGCTCCGCGTCGCCGCCGGGCGCTACCACGGCTCTTCTGAGGCCCCTGTTGAGAAGGGCGTTGCGGAACATATTTCCGTAAGTAGCGCCCTCGGCTTCGGCTTTGATGGACCGGTTACCGGAAGCGTCGAAGCTCACGACGTTAAAAACATACCGGGCCTCGGGCAGTCGTTCCAGGAGGAAGCGCGTGGTGTCCGACAATTGATCGTGGCCATGCGCGGCATTCACTTCCGCCGAATCCGAACCGTTGTTCCAGAATACGCGGTAGTGGGTGATGCGGCTGTCGGTGGTTGTCCAGATCAGTTCCAGGCGCTCTTTACCGCCGTTCACGATCACGGTATCCGCCTTACCGGGATAAACGATCTCTCCCCTTCCCAGCACTTCGTCCAGCATGCCCGGCTTGCTGCAACCGGCCAGGATTGCGGCTGCCGCGATGAACCATTTATATGGATGTTTCATGTTAATCTACAATTTGACTGTTTAAAGATCGGTACCCCAGAATGCTACCTGCATGATGTAAAAGCTGTCGTTGTTACCCCAGGTTTCCAGCACTTTCATTCGGATGTATTTTACTTCCGGCGTTCCCGGCGGGAATACGAACTCTTCACCCGCGCCAATCAGCGCCAGGTCTTCCGCCGTATTCGTACCCATGGGCAGGCCGGAAGGCTTCACCGATTCCCCCTGCAGCAGGAGCTCCCAGCCGTCCCAGCTGCCATCTTTCGCGGGGTCGTTGCTGCCATACAGCTCGAATTTTCTGATGTTCCGGTCGGTGAACGAAATCCACGCTCCGCGCTGCCAGAAACGGAAGCGGCTGAGTTTGGCTTTTACGCCCAGGCTGAAGGTGAACCATTGCGGCCACCTGCCGGGCGCGGTATGGAAACCGGGTTTATCTACGTTCGAATTGTTGACGATGACGCCATCCCAGATATTCGGCATCCACCAGCTCCAGGCCGCTTTTTCATCGGTCGGCAAATAATATTCGAAGAAATTCCTCCGGTCGAGCTGCTTTTCAAAAACCGGTTTGAGTTCCTTCACGAGCGTGTCCGATCGGTTGTTCCACCGATCGCGGACGTACGCGCCAAACATTCGGGGAATGGTATCGAAACCGCGCACCGCGTAATAGCCGTTTTTCTTTTTGGTATACAGCACATCTTCGTCCACCCATTCACCGGCATCATTTTTCGTCAACATAACGATGCTGATATCCGCTTCCGCATCGTTGGCGAACTGCACGGTGGCGCCGCCGAAATCTTCCTTCATATCCAGTGAAGCAAATACCGACATAACAGGGGGCTCCAGCGGGCGTACACGCACCGATACCGGCTGTGAAAGTTTTTCTGAACGGCTGACCGCATAGATTTTGATTTCATGTTCTGCGGTATCGCCGAAACCGGCTATTTCCAGCACCCGCTGGTAGGCCGACGCTTTCACCTCGCGCTGCTGGCCGTTGATTGCTACAACGGCTTTAACGTGCTGGAGATTTTTATCTCCCGGTAGATTGTATTGCAGCCGCACCGCGCCGGGGAGCCTCTCCACCCGCACCTGCGACACCGGCCCGGGGGCGCCGGAGCCATCGTCCTGCGGGCCAATGGGCGTATCCTTGCATCCACCCAGCAAAACGCCGGCGAACAGTAAGTATCTTGTATATTGGAATATTTTCATGTTGTAAATTTTAAAGTAAGCGATACCGATTACCAACCCGGGTTTTGCACGAT
Above is a genomic segment from Chitinophaga pollutisoli containing:
- a CDS encoding family 43 glycosylhydrolase, which produces MVNHVEKHTHDGSIVLGKALLIALLLCCGGLRAQQKTTDLAIRDPFVIAHAPDSCYYMYANANPHIAVYKSRDLQTWEKAGNAFSASESFWGRQDFWAPDVYAWRNKFYMFTTFSAPGVKEALPSWKPAIPLVLLRRW
- a CDS encoding DUF4998 domain-containing protein, yielding MKHPYKWFIAAAAILAGCSKPGMLDEVLGRGEIVYPGKADTVIVNGGKERLELIWTTTDSRITHYRVFWNNGSDSAEVNAAHGHDQLSDTTRFLLERLPEARYVFNVVSFDASGNRSIKAEAEGATYGNMFRNALLNRGLRRAVVAPGGDAELDWMPADSLENITTLRYTDNAGATQTVQVSPADLQTTLANYKSGTPFSYSTAYRPEKSALDTFYAKTETAVSLVPVDKSTFSPLMLPGDAGTAWGWILPYLWDDNIAEGRGYHTPDLNLPQHFNFDLGVTVELREMKWWQRQGATNIFNGGNPKRLEVWGSNNPSPDGSYTGWTLIQDCRSVKPSGAAVGTITQQDADYAAAGELFKFPEGTPPYRYIRIKILERWSTTSRNIHMMEVSFWAKPF
- a CDS encoding DUF5000 domain-containing lipoprotein yields the protein MKIFQYTRYLLFAGVLLGGCKDTPIGPQDDGSGAPGPVSQVRVERLPGAVRLQYNLPGDKNLQHVKAVVAINGQQREVKASAYQRVLEIAGFGDTAEHEIKIYAVSRSEKLSQPVSVRVRPLEPPVMSVFASLDMKEDFGGATVQFANDAEADISIVMLTKNDAGEWVDEDVLYTKKKNGYYAVRGFDTIPRMFGAYVRDRWNNRSDTLVKELKPVFEKQLDRRNFFEYYLPTDEKAAWSWWMPNIWDGVIVNNSNVDKPGFHTAPGRWPQWFTFSLGVKAKLSRFRFWQRGAWISFTDRNIRKFELYGSNDPAKDGSWDGWELLLQGESVKPSGLPMGTNTAEDLALIGAGEEFVFPPGTPEVKYIRMKVLETWGNNDSFYIMQVAFWGTDL